CACTCGCTCGCATCCACTCAGACCAATATTATTAACGATAAGTAATTTTTGTATCGTGTTTTTATGAAGTCTTGCTCAGCTTCAATGTGGCTGTGTTTATTCTActgaagtgatttttttttctaaccccATGAGATATTTCTGATAGAGAAATCACTACAAAGTGACTGAAGCAAAACTTGAGACATCATCTCATTTAAGGAATCGTTATTTATGTTTGTTGAGCACATGTGGTCTATGCAGCAGAGAGGCTTGGGAGGAAAAATGAGCTGTGAatagagaaagaaggaaaattaCTCATGTTCATCAATGCACAGCTGACGATTTAAGAGTCTTTTTGTATTATAAGCAAGTCACCAAAGAGAAGAGCAGAGTAGACTGAAGATTTAGTGCAGTTAACGTGAGGGTGAGGGCTTTAGATTACTGCATGGACTGATGGTTTCTGTATGGTAATAACACTGGGCTGACCTGTGTTTAAGGATTTATTATTAAACTGGATGTTATGGTTTTTCCTGAATCATTTTGTGTCCGATAAGTTTTATCTGACATAAAAACCAGAGAATGATAACATTTCTTTGTCAATCATTTCTTCATTTCAAGATTTATCTCCACATTCCTGtgaaattcattcatttgtgGTAGCGTTTAGGACCTTTTAGTTGTACTTGAAATAGTTTTGGTAGTTTGCTGAAATGTAAACTAATCACAGTTATAGACAAttataatacaaaaatgaaaCGCCACAGCCAACAGAGTAAACACTCTGACAGTGTCTTCAGATCAGAACGAGTCCGGGTTTGATTTTGTGAGAGCTGGATTTTgatctttttatgtgatgactTCTTTAAATTGGTGGCACTGGTTAATTGCTGGCTGCACACCAGTTTTGCTGGAGTAATGTACTACACCGTGACAAAAGGAAAAACCTCCTTTGGTGCTTCTAAGGCAGAACACTCAGTAGTTGACACTACGATGAATTTGAAGTAATGCAATATGAACCACAATCTGCCACTTTTCAGCTCTAAGAAGCATATTTATTGATACGACTGATTGCTGTAGGTTGAAGTGATGTGTTATGTACCTTTTTAGATGATTGTAAGTAAAGTGTATACTGACAGAAGGATGTCTGAAACTTTATAGCATGTGTTGCCTATAAAGGGAGACTGTTTGACAATTTCACtttttatatttcatgtttGGATTGTGATATGATAGATATATTCTCTCCATGATGATTTTCTCCATGCTTTTTTCTACATGAATGTGTTATACGGCTCTTGAGCCACCGTTGCTGGTTGTCCTATATGCTTCGATTACTATATTTTTACTGTGTACAAAATGTGTATATGTACATATGAGTCACGGAAATGCCTTCTCATGCGATATGTGCTGCCTGTCCCTCCGGCCATGTTTCAGTtatgtggtggtggtgatgttttcatgtctgattttaaatgaataaacacGTTTTGTAAGTCTTCAttttggttgtttgttgttgttgttgttgttgttgttgttttttaatctgaGCATCGATGTGAATGCTGCAGTTAGTAAAATTGATTTCTTGTTTTGCACCCTgttacatcacttcctgttcatcCCGCATGAAAATATGCACTTTGGTTTCATACTGAGCTGGAAAGTATTAACTTCACTTTTTCCACTTTTTGCCATGTTACAGTTtatcccaaaatggtttgtgaAGTGAAGCGTGATGGTGGCAGCAGCATGCTGTGGGgatgtattttaatttttttattttaagaagcAGGATCTGGAAGACTAGTCAGGGTCAAGGGAAGGATGAATGCAGCGATATACGGAGACATGTAATGACGACCTGCTCCAGAATCCTCTGGACATTAGACTGTGGTGAAGTCTCATCCTCCAACAGGACAACAACCCTAAGCACAGCTTCAGTTCTGAggtgaaaaacaaattaaatccgtTTTTGGGAAGTCATATGACTGAAAGACTTACTGGTGTCACACTGCCCACTGGTGGGGTGCGGGATGCTCCTTGAGTGGATCCTGATGGTAGGTGAATCTCATTAAGATTAGCTTGTCATCCATCCTCGGGTGAAATAACCCACTGTCAGAGCTCCAGGTGATGCTTCCAGAGTGACAAGTGTTTGGAGGTAATGACAGCAACAGGAACTGTCTTTATCTTTCCAGTTTGCACCTGGATGACGTCGACTGACTTGATGTTAAGGACCAAAAGTTCATTTGTTTAGCTCCAAACTGGGCAAGACCACAGCGCTCCTTGTGTTATCAGTGAGGGATCTAAACAGATGTTCCAGATGTTAGAAACTGGGACAAACTGTTcttgaaacactgaaataaacaaactttctgtttgCACTGTCTGATCAGTTATTGCAGACAGGAACTCAGAGAATTGCAGCTGTTTTTAGATGTGAGGAGTTTCACATGATCTGTGTTGGTCTTTTTTGGGAAGACCAAAACTTTCCCTTAGAGATCTGCACAAGTGGAAGATGAAATAagtcacgtgtgtgtgtgtgtgtgtgtgtgtgtgtgtgacgtgtTGCAGACATTAAGAGTACAGATATTTTCACCTAAAGGTTGAACCGTTTAGTATCAGTGAAGATAGTGAGTTCTTTTGATATCATTTCATGGTCATTCAGTCACTGTCAGGTGAATAATCTTAAGGTCTTAAGCTTCTAAGTTTTATACAGAGAAATGCATATCTCATACCTTGCATCCCAGTTGTGAAATCTTGTGCCTCTGGATGATTTGGCCCCTATTTTGGGATGTTTAACCTACTTTTATTTGCAAGGCCAACATCTGTTGACCTGCTTTCTTTCCACTGGACTTTggactgtttctttttcttttttaaaactggaaATATGAACTAATGGgggttttgatgtgtgtgtactttttcctATTACATATTAAGTGCGGTTAAGAAAACCACAGCAAGCTGTTGCAGCATGtacaatgaaatataaaaaatgtaaagcCATTATTTCTTCTTACATCTTTTCTAAATTGTATGCAATGTAAAGAATTTTAATTATTTCGGTATAATTTAACCTGTTTTCCTTAAGTTTATAACAGTTTATAACAGTCAGGCATTCCAGCTCAgcaattgaaattgaaattttgAGATAATAGCTTAAAATTTCTTTCTGACTGgcaattttatgtatttatttttcagaatCGAAAACAAGCTCCCATATGCTATGGAATCCGTAGATTGTACACAGGAAGAAATATAAAACTTAAAAGATTTGGCTTTATCGGAGAAATTTCGATTTAACTTCATTACCCACAAAGCATCACGATGACGTAGTAAACGGCAGACGCCAAGATGGTGCTTGAAAGCACTATGGTCTGGTAAGGAATTTGAATTATGTTgaaaatgaacacttttgaGTCCTAGCTTTGTTTAAATGAACCCGTGACATGAAAAACTGAGTGTGTTTCATTTTGACGCTGTTTATATAAATTATTTTGGACGTGTTTTTCTCGCTTTGTTTAGGAATTAATGAGTTCCGTCTATTCCCTGAGTCACTCCACAACCTAACGTTAGCCATCAGCTCAGAGCAATCATCGTTAGCTGAACAGCAGCTCTTTAATCAGGACCTGGTCGTGCTACTGCTTGTATATTTGTAGTTTAATTCATATCGTTTCTACCCAACTTGAATTTAATCTAGCTGTAATTTTTAGGTTGCTTCTGGTGGTGGTAGATTAAAAGCAGTTTGATACGTTAGCATTAGCCCGCTAACAAATCAAAAGGCTACTGTCACTATGAAAACATACATTTCACCAACGCAGTAAACAAAGATTATTGCTATCGCTTGCCTTAAATTAGACCTTTAACTATCTTTTAACGTAACATAACTCATTCCTTGAGACAATAAAAGGCTTtcaaacattattattaaaatattgtaTTGATTTCTATATGAAGTCGGCAAAATCCTATTTTTACAAAGCCCAAattgtaaacatttttatagTAGCTGCTATGTCCAATAGGCTGcctaaaaattttgtatttatttttttaatgcattttttaaaagaatttgaGTGGTTTTAGATTCGTTTATTTGCATAATCAACCTTCAGATGCCAATTTTGAACAGGAAAAATCCTGATGATATTTTTTTGGCCTCTCTTCACAAGCAATATTTATGTTATTGACTTATATCATTCATTTACATTGAACaagtgcttttattttaaataacctACTTTAAATTTCCTTAGTGTGGACAACAGTGAGTACATGCGAAATGGAGACTTTCTACCCACTCGGCTGCAGGCTCAGCAGGATGCTGTTAACATCGTATGTCACTCAAAGACTCGCAGCAACCCTGAAAACAACGTGGGCCTTATCTCCATGGCAAAGTAAGCAGCAATCCACTTCAGTATACCGAGGTTTAAGATGGGATAAAACCATGATAACACAAGTGTCGTGATTCcctctgcagcaactgtgaggTGCTGACCACGCTGACTCCGGATACGGGGAGGATACTGTCGAAGCTGCATGCTGTGCAGCCATGTGGAAACATTAGCTTCTGCACCGGTATCAGGGTGGCGCATGTGAGTTTGATTTTTATCATACAACAAATGCTATTTTGGTCCTATTGCTGGACACCCAGTAGACAAGTAGAAATGCTTGAATGCAGTGAAGTTTTAAGACATGTGGATGGATCATTAGTTCAGAGTTTGATTAAAAACTCTGGACTAATGGTGTTGCTGTTGCTCTCTGCAGCCTTAGTGAGGTGAGGTCCTTTTAAATTAATGGATACAGTAGCAAATTTTGTTGTCTAAGCGAGGAGCTGCTGGGTTTGCAGAATTGCAGAATAATTTGAAGTAAAGGTTCTTAAGCCCAGTTAGTGCAGTGAATATTAAATGAAACAGAGCCTAGTGCTTCAAAAAAAGGCGGAGGATGTAGCCATTGCAGAAAAAGTTGTGGGTACGACAGTGCAGGAAAGGCTAAGTTGTACTCTGTTATTTAATTTGTACGAGCAAGAAAGCAATCAGGAAGAACGGGCGTAAGGAGTGAGCTCGGCTGCAGTACAAGAGCTTGAGTTGGAAAGGCTAAAAGTAACAACAAGATTgtgagaggagcaaaacaaacaaattgggGATTTGTGTTAAGCAGGAAATCTACGTCGTAGCTATGTCATAATGACAAACCCTTCTGAAACCCTGATCTGGAGCTCCCTAGAAATTCCAGTCCACGCACAATTATTGTGATTAGTCTGTTCACCGTTCTTGATTCCTCCTGTGCATTTATGGCTACTTTTTGTCACAGTTTTTGAACTTATTAGTGAGAGAATAACCATCATTGTCTCAATATAAGGAATAATAATCATAGCATCAGTATAAGTATCAGCAAAAACGTGAGCCACTTATTTAGGTTATGCCACAAACCTCACCTGACTCAGAGCCGAAGTCTGAATCCAGCATAAGTGTTACAGACTTGTGAAAAAGAGCAGGCTTTCCACAGCTTTCCTTGAAGTTCCATTTGATACTTTCAGTGTAGTTTGTAACTTGAAATTGTTCCCTAAATTTAACGAAAGCAATGTGGATATTTCAAAAGTTTCTTTGtggttgttattttttaaacacatttggcTGTATCGCTTAAAGTTCATGCAGTTGTTATCAGTGGTACTGATTGTATTGATGTTGGTAAATGCTATTCTgccatttctgtttttgtgttcacacacagaaaaacacacagatgcattttattttttatgtgttcgtttctcttttttaatgttctgtctttctgtctgtagtTGGCGCTGAAGCACAGACAGGGCAAAAACCACAAGATGCGCATAATTGCGTTTGTTGGCAGCCCAGTGTGTGACAACGAAAAAGAAGTAAGCAAAACTCttgttattagttattattatgttattagGGTTCATGTATTGCTCAAAAAGTGTTGCTTTCCCCAACCTTGGTTAAGATAACCAGTGAGAAGACTTCCAGCTGTTTCAGACTAGCTTCTGGAAAGCAATCAGTTTATATTACAGTTAACTGAGTTTACTCTGAAATCACTAGTTGGACGCCAGTATCATATCCTAAGGTTACGAAAGACGAGACAAAGTTGACATCAAACGTCACTATCTCACAGCATGCAGGCCACAAACTCAACGTTACAGCATCAGTTGAATTGTTTACAAAGGAAATGTACCTCACAGAGCGATTCTGTTGCTTTAAAGAGCATAAAGTCTTCAAATCTTGGCCTGGGAGCTGAAGCTGGTTCAACAGCTTCTTTAGTGTTGCTGTTTCCTTAAACAGACACCAGTTTGTTAGCTAAGTGGTCTCTGATGTCAGTGTTGAACTTATAAATGTATGACGCGCCTGATAAAATAGTGTTTGTTTTAACTCAagtgtttctctctgtttgtAGTTGATCAAAATGGCAAAGCGTCTGAAGAAAGAAAAGGTCAATGTAGATGTCATTAACTTTGGAGAGgaggtatttttattttttttatccttctGAGCTCATACCCACTCAAACATTTTGAGTGTATATATTGTCGTCAGAACCACATGCACTTCTTAACTTCTGCTCTGCCCGCAGGCAATGAACACAGAGAAGCTGACAGCCTTCATCAACACACTGAATGGCAAAGAGGGAGCAGGTTCCCACCTGGTCACAGTACCCCCGGGCCCCAGTCTTGCTGATGCCCTGCTGTCCTCACCCATTCTGGCAGGAGAGGGTGGTGCCATGTTGGGTCTGGGTGCCAGTGACTTTGAGTTTGGAGTAGATCCCAGTGCAGACC
This sequence is a window from Oreochromis aureus strain Israel breed Guangdong linkage group 11, ZZ_aureus, whole genome shotgun sequence. Protein-coding genes within it:
- the LOC116315725 gene encoding 26S proteasome non-ATPase regulatory subunit 4-like, producing the protein MVLESTMVCVDNSEYMRNGDFLPTRLQAQQDAVNIVCHSKTRSNPENNVGLISMANNCEVLTTLTPDTGRILSKLHAVQPCGNISFCTGIRVAHLALKHRQGKNHKMRIIAFVGSPVCDNEKELIKMAKRLKKEKVNVDVINFGEEAMNTEKLTAFINTLNGKEGAGSHLVTVPPGPSLADALLSSPILAGEGGAMLGLGASDFEFGVDPSADPELALALRVSMEEQRQRQEDEARRAAVASAAEAGISSPAADESEDALLKMSVPQTDSATPALPDFSRMTEDEQIAYALQMSMQGAGAEFGAEDMDTGADIDSSEAKDEEDYDVMQDPEFLQSVLENLPGVDPNNEAIRNAMGSLASQTGSKPDAKKDEEKKK